In a single window of the Leisingera daeponensis DSM 23529 genome:
- a CDS encoding DUF5765 domain-containing protein — MCWSLEASAVMAAAGAVAAAVCWRQGQPLAVWGALGYFTVMEVLQIAGYLTADECNSAANKGTTLLSYLHIAFQPIVINAFVLELVPAAVRRRCRGWVLGLSCAAAAVMLLQLVPLPALGTCAPGAPLCAEVLCTVSGNWHIAWNVPYNGLLVPVDRALGVQSGFPVYMAAVFLMPLAYGAWRFVVVHAITGPALAWMLTSNPNEMPAVWCLFSIVILCIGLSPWVRAAVSARSWWGLRV, encoded by the coding sequence ATGTGCTGGAGCCTGGAAGCCTCTGCCGTGATGGCGGCTGCCGGAGCGGTGGCGGCGGCGGTCTGCTGGCGGCAGGGGCAGCCCTTGGCGGTCTGGGGGGCGCTGGGGTACTTTACGGTGATGGAGGTGCTGCAGATTGCGGGATACCTGACGGCTGATGAGTGCAATTCGGCCGCAAACAAGGGCACCACGCTGCTGTCCTATCTGCATATCGCCTTTCAACCCATTGTTATCAATGCCTTTGTTCTGGAACTGGTGCCTGCGGCCGTCCGGCGGCGCTGCCGGGGCTGGGTGCTGGGCCTGAGCTGCGCTGCCGCGGCTGTCATGCTGTTGCAGCTGGTGCCGCTGCCCGCCCTGGGGACATGCGCGCCGGGGGCGCCGTTGTGCGCCGAGGTGCTGTGCACCGTGTCCGGGAATTGGCATATCGCGTGGAACGTGCCCTATAACGGGCTGCTGGTGCCGGTGGACCGGGCGCTGGGGGTGCAGTCCGGATTTCCGGTTTACATGGCGGCGGTGTTCCTGATGCCGCTGGCCTATGGGGCGTGGCGGTTTGTGGTAGTTCATGCAATCACCGGGCCTGCGCTGGCCTGGATGCTGACCAGCAACCCCAATGAAATGCCCGCCGTCTGGTGCCTGTTTTCCATCGTGATCCTGTGCATCGGGCTGAGCCCCTGGGTGCGCGCCGCGGTTTCGGCCCGCAGCTGGTG
- a CDS encoding chaperone modulator CbpM — protein sequence MKPATVQTAVVVSLSLDELCRFCQADRNWIIDLVEHGVLEPEGASVQSWQFHSLSIARAKKARRLNRDLGVNTAGVALVLDLLAEREEMLRRLAVLGDG from the coding sequence ATGAAACCCGCAACCGTACAAACTGCTGTTGTTGTCAGCCTGTCGCTGGATGAGTTGTGCCGGTTTTGCCAGGCTGACAGGAACTGGATCATCGACCTGGTTGAGCATGGGGTGCTGGAACCGGAAGGGGCCTCGGTCCAGAGCTGGCAGTTCCATAGTCTGAGCATTGCCCGCGCCAAGAAAGCGCGGCGCCTGAACCGGGATCTGGGGGTCAATACCGCGGGGGTGGCGCTGGTGCTGGACCTGCTGGCGGAGCGGGAAGAGATGCTGCGGCGGCTGGCCGTCCTCGGCGACGGTTAG